From the Bacillus tuaregi genome, one window contains:
- a CDS encoding ribosomal-processing cysteine protease Prp, giving the protein MINITINRNETELIQSFTMTGHALFAQHGQDIVCAGASAVSFGAINAVHELTGVIPHIEQGEDGFLCCTVPENIPDSVQEKIQLILETMVISLQTIEEQYGEHIKITFKK; this is encoded by the coding sequence ATGATTAATATTACGATTAATCGTAACGAAACCGAGTTGATTCAATCGTTTACTATGACGGGACATGCATTATTTGCCCAGCATGGTCAAGATATTGTCTGTGCAGGAGCCTCTGCAGTCTCCTTTGGAGCGATTAATGCTGTTCATGAGTTAACGGGAGTTATCCCTCATATCGAGCAAGGTGAAGATGGATTTTTATGCTGTACGGTCCCGGAAAATATTCCAGATTCAGTTCAGGAGAAAATTCAGCTGATCCTCGAAACGATGGTGATTTCCTTACAAACGATTGAAGAACAATACGGAGAACACATAAAAATAACCTTCAAAAAGTAG
- the rplU gene encoding 50S ribosomal protein L21 yields the protein MYAIIETGGKQIKVEEGQAIYIEKLNAEAGETVTFDKVLFVGGENVKVGSPVVEGATVTAKVEKQGRAKKIIVFKYKAKKNYRKKQGHRQPYTKVVVEKINA from the coding sequence ATGTACGCAATTATCGAAACAGGCGGTAAGCAAATCAAAGTAGAAGAAGGTCAAGCTATCTACATTGAAAAGCTAAACGCAGAAGCAGGCGAAACAGTTACATTTGATAAGGTTCTTTTCGTTGGTGGTGAAAACGTAAAGGTAGGAAGCCCAGTTGTTGAGGGAGCTACTGTTACAGCTAAAGTTGAAAAGCAAGGTCGCGCAAAGAAGATCATTGTTTTCAAATATAAAGCAAAGAAAAACTACCGCAAGAAGCAAGGTCATCGTCAGCCATACACAAAAGTTGTTGTTGAAAAAATCAACGCGTAA
- a CDS encoding Rne/Rng family ribonuclease, which translates to MKKLVVNYLTSEKRFALLEHKKVEKLFIKQPEHNSLVGNIYIGTVTKVLPGMNAAFVEIGEGKNGFIYRNKLPSFVLSGEEKSVKEKKSISSFVHQGERLMVQVDKDATGTKGPRLNAVIELSGSAIIYMPKGKYIAVSKKVEQTEDREKIREFGYELKEEDEGIIFRTASLTAAEADIRTELAELRETFHELEVQAKAMKKPGLLLEQDHFLQEMINELQPIAEEVEVIADDRHIASQLKKQYPQLPVSLHTEKENIFSFYHLEGEIEKLLKRIVWLDNGAYLVFDEVEALTIIDVNTGKFSGRHDLADTVLKTNLLAAEEAARQIRLRDIGGMILIDFIDMKTEQERRQVIDRMKRECQKDGRRTELFGFTQLGILQLTRKKTKVSLSESLMERCPQCDGTGKIPSAETIAFRLERELYEYRFQDLEEVRIELTEDVKKVFCGEQHVHQNRLEDILKFSLQFDVQTAHRPFYHIAKIR; encoded by the coding sequence TTGAAGAAATTAGTGGTTAATTATTTAACGAGTGAAAAACGCTTTGCACTCTTAGAACATAAAAAAGTTGAAAAGCTATTCATTAAACAGCCAGAGCACAACTCCCTTGTTGGAAACATCTATATCGGGACAGTAACGAAGGTCCTCCCCGGCATGAATGCAGCCTTTGTTGAGATCGGAGAAGGGAAAAATGGCTTTATCTACCGCAATAAATTACCTTCCTTCGTGCTGTCAGGTGAAGAAAAGAGTGTAAAGGAGAAGAAGAGTATTTCGTCGTTCGTACATCAGGGGGAAAGGCTGATGGTACAGGTGGACAAGGATGCTACCGGTACAAAGGGTCCAAGGTTAAATGCCGTCATTGAGCTGTCCGGCTCCGCGATTATTTATATGCCGAAGGGAAAATATATAGCTGTTTCGAAAAAAGTAGAGCAGACGGAAGACAGAGAAAAAATCCGGGAATTCGGCTATGAACTGAAGGAAGAGGATGAAGGGATTATTTTTCGTACCGCAAGCCTGACTGCTGCTGAAGCGGACATCCGAACAGAGCTTGCTGAGCTTAGGGAGACCTTCCATGAGCTTGAAGTCCAGGCAAAAGCAATGAAAAAGCCGGGATTATTACTGGAGCAGGATCATTTCCTGCAAGAAATGATAAATGAGCTCCAACCGATTGCCGAGGAAGTCGAGGTAATTGCCGATGACCGTCATATTGCTTCACAGCTGAAAAAACAGTATCCACAGCTCCCGGTCTCCTTACATACTGAGAAGGAAAATATCTTCTCTTTTTATCATTTAGAAGGAGAAATTGAGAAATTATTAAAGCGGATTGTCTGGCTTGATAACGGAGCCTATCTAGTGTTTGATGAGGTAGAAGCCTTAACGATTATTGATGTGAATACCGGTAAGTTTTCAGGCAGGCATGATTTAGCAGATACGGTCCTAAAAACCAATTTGCTGGCAGCGGAGGAAGCTGCGAGGCAGATTCGCCTTCGGGATATTGGCGGGATGATCCTGATTGATTTCATCGATATGAAAACGGAGCAGGAACGGAGACAGGTTATAGATAGGATGAAGCGGGAATGTCAAAAGGATGGCCGGCGGACAGAGCTATTCGGCTTTACTCAGCTTGGTATATTACAATTGACGAGAAAGAAAACGAAGGTTTCTCTATCGGAGAGCCTGATGGAAAGATGCCCCCAATGTGACGGCACGGGAAAAATTCCTAGTGCGGAAACGATTGCCTTTCGACTAGAAAGAGAGCTTTATGAATACCGCTTTCAGGATTTAGAAGAAGTGAGGATTGAATTAACGGAAGATGTGAAAAAGGTGTTTTGTGGGGAACAGCATGTTCATCAAAACAGGCTGGAGGACATATTGAAATTCTCATTACAGTTTGATGTCCAGACAGCTCATCGACCTTTCTATCACATTGCGAAAATACGTTAA
- a CDS encoding M50 family metallopeptidase: MIKMLTILRFVHIHPLLWIVMALSIMTAHFIELSLFLFIVMMHELGHALAAAFFSWRIKRISLLPFGGVAEVDEHGNRPLKEEALVTLAGPLQHLWMIGLAFILYQFSWLPEHYYQTFVDFNMMVLLFNLLPIWPLDGGKLVYLWRSQKASFPIAHHQTVIISMVSLLLFFLLILFVQPFNLNLWIVMGFLSFSLFYEWKQRRYVFVRFLLERYYGNKMEFKSLKHIYVHEDESVIRVLEQFQRGCKHLIVIEKKDAETEQLDENELLHAYFTEKMLHAKIGELLYPY; encoded by the coding sequence TTGATTAAGATGCTTACGATATTAAGATTTGTTCACATTCATCCCTTGCTATGGATTGTGATGGCATTATCGATTATGACGGCTCATTTTATTGAACTGTCCCTTTTTTTGTTTATCGTGATGATGCATGAGCTGGGGCACGCCTTAGCGGCAGCTTTTTTCTCCTGGCGAATTAAAAGAATATCACTTTTACCCTTTGGTGGGGTGGCGGAGGTCGATGAACACGGCAACAGACCGTTAAAGGAGGAAGCGCTCGTTACCCTGGCAGGTCCCCTGCAGCATTTATGGATGATAGGCTTGGCGTTTATCCTCTATCAATTCTCATGGCTGCCTGAGCATTATTATCAGACCTTTGTAGACTTTAACATGATGGTACTATTGTTTAATTTATTGCCGATTTGGCCTCTTGATGGCGGTAAGCTCGTCTATCTATGGCGATCTCAAAAGGCATCCTTTCCGATTGCACATCATCAAACGGTCATCATTTCCATGGTTAGCTTACTGCTCTTCTTTCTGCTTATTCTGTTTGTTCAGCCGTTTAACTTGAATTTATGGATTGTCATGGGCTTTTTAAGCTTCTCGCTTTTTTATGAATGGAAACAGCGACGGTATGTCTTTGTCCGCTTTCTACTTGAACGCTATTATGGCAATAAAATGGAGTTTAAATCATTGAAGCATATTTATGTTCATGAGGATGAATCTGTTATTCGTGTGCTGGAGCAATTTCAGCGCGGCTGTAAGCATCTCATTGTGATTGAAAAAAAGGATGCAGAAACAGAGCAATTAGATGAGAATGAATTGCTGCATGCCTATTTTACAGAGAAAATGCTTCACGCAAAAATTGGAGAGTTGCTTTATCCCTATTAA
- a CDS encoding M23 family metallopeptidase codes for MRSRSDDIRRRIEKRKKQRERLTRELETKLPWTEDEERYGFDKMTSYESGPVDEENHPLFRKEVFIFKILASACLVLVIAILFRSQSPAFDPAREFVSKSMNEEFQFAAVSSWYEDTFGKPLALLPTTEQKSEENHPSDTKPQYALPASGKILEDFGENGQRITIETGQGAAVEAMNEGLVRFIGEQEGFGQTVVIQHADKSESWYGNLSEVDVTLYEYIEKGTKVGKATDYSDGTKGSFYFAIKEGEDFVDPIQVIQFD; via the coding sequence ATGCGTTCAAGAAGTGATGACATTCGAAGACGGATCGAGAAAAGAAAGAAACAACGGGAGCGTCTGACGCGGGAGCTGGAAACAAAGCTGCCCTGGACCGAGGATGAAGAACGCTACGGCTTTGATAAAATGACCTCATATGAAAGCGGCCCTGTTGACGAAGAAAATCATCCGCTTTTTCGGAAAGAAGTATTTATTTTTAAAATATTAGCCTCTGCATGCTTAGTTCTGGTTATTGCGATTCTATTTCGTAGTCAAAGCCCTGCATTCGATCCTGCCAGAGAGTTTGTCTCTAAATCGATGAATGAGGAATTCCAATTTGCAGCCGTTTCAAGCTGGTATGAGGACACGTTTGGCAAGCCTCTGGCCCTGCTGCCAACCACTGAACAAAAAAGTGAAGAGAATCATCCTTCTGATACGAAACCACAATACGCCCTGCCAGCCTCAGGGAAAATACTGGAGGATTTTGGTGAGAATGGGCAGCGGATTACCATCGAAACCGGTCAAGGGGCAGCAGTAGAGGCGATGAATGAAGGACTTGTTCGTTTTATCGGTGAGCAGGAGGGCTTTGGCCAAACCGTTGTCATACAGCATGCTGATAAAAGCGAATCCTGGTATGGGAATTTGAGTGAGGTTGATGTGACATTATATGAATACATTGAAAAAGGGACAAAGGTTGGAAAGGCCACAGATTATAGTGATGGAACAAAGGGCTCTTTTTATTTTGCCATTAAAGAGGGTGAAGACTTTGTTGACCCGATACAGGTGATACAATTTGATTAA
- the minD gene encoding septum site-determining protein MinD, with product MGEAIVITSGKGGVGKTTTSANIGTALALQGKRVCLVDTDIGLRNLDVVMGLENRIIYDLVDVIEGRCKIHQALVKDKRFEDLLYLLPAAQTSDKTAVTPEQMKELIDGLKQDYDYVIIDCPAGIEQGYKNAVAGADKAIVVTNPEVSSVRDADRIIGLLEKEEGVEAPRLIINRIRNHMMKSGDTLDVDEVTNHLSIELIGIVADDDEVIKASNSGEPIVLNPNSRASIAYRNIARRILGESIPLQTLEPESTGVFKKLKKFFGVK from the coding sequence ATGGGAGAAGCAATCGTTATTACATCAGGAAAAGGCGGAGTTGGAAAAACGACCACTTCTGCAAATATAGGCACTGCTTTGGCTCTTCAAGGGAAGCGTGTATGTTTAGTTGACACAGATATCGGTCTCCGTAACCTTGATGTGGTCATGGGTCTTGAAAATAGAATCATCTATGATCTCGTCGATGTGATTGAGGGAAGATGTAAAATTCATCAGGCGCTTGTAAAGGATAAACGATTTGAGGATCTTCTTTACCTTCTTCCGGCTGCCCAAACCAGCGATAAAACGGCTGTGACACCGGAGCAAATGAAGGAATTAATTGATGGCTTGAAGCAGGATTATGATTATGTCATTATTGATTGTCCTGCAGGAATTGAGCAAGGCTATAAAAATGCGGTAGCAGGTGCGGATAAAGCGATCGTCGTAACCAATCCGGAAGTATCCTCTGTTCGGGACGCAGACCGGATTATTGGCTTGCTTGAGAAGGAGGAAGGCGTAGAGGCGCCTCGCCTGATTATTAACCGTATCCGTAATCACATGATGAAAAGCGGTGACACGCTTGATGTAGATGAAGTAACCAATCATCTCTCAATCGAACTAATTGGAATTGTCGCTGATGATGATGAAGTGATTAAAGCCTCTAACAGCGGTGAGCCGATTGTGTTAAATCCAAATAGCCGAGCAAGTATTGCCTATCGTAATATTGCGAGAAGGATATTAGGTGAATCCATCCCGCTGCAAACGTTAGAGCCAGAAAGTACTGGTGTATTTAAAAAACTAAAGAAATTTTTTGGTGTGAAATAA
- the minC gene encoding septum site-determining protein MinC, which translates to MKKIQNVTIKGTKEGLTLHLNDSCSFEELKKELQWKLSETSRLQDGNQLITVKVQVGNRYLSEQQAEELEELISRKKNLVVDSITSNVMTKEEVEKMKQEQEIVSVTRIVRSGQVLKVPGDLLLIGDVNPGGTVIAGGNIFIMGVLKGIAHAGCFGNMEAIIAASVMKPSQLRISKHINRAPDHYDEEEIREMECAYVNEDEQIMIDKLQVLMHIRPNLTRLERGR; encoded by the coding sequence ATGAAAAAAATCCAAAATGTAACCATAAAAGGTACAAAAGAAGGGCTCACTCTTCATTTGAACGACAGCTGTTCTTTTGAAGAACTAAAAAAAGAGCTACAGTGGAAATTATCGGAAACTTCCCGCTTACAGGATGGCAATCAGCTAATCACAGTAAAAGTCCAAGTGGGTAATCGTTATTTATCGGAACAGCAGGCAGAAGAGCTAGAAGAATTGATTAGCCGAAAGAAGAATCTTGTTGTTGATTCGATTACTTCTAATGTTATGACAAAAGAAGAAGTAGAGAAAATGAAGCAGGAGCAGGAAATTGTTTCTGTCACAAGAATCGTTCGTTCCGGTCAAGTGTTAAAGGTACCGGGAGATTTATTATTGATTGGTGATGTCAATCCAGGTGGAACCGTCATTGCCGGTGGAAATATTTTTATTATGGGTGTATTAAAGGGGATTGCCCATGCAGGCTGCTTCGGCAATATGGAAGCCATTATTGCTGCTTCCGTTATGAAACCGTCTCAGCTCCGAATCAGTAAACATATTAACCGGGCACCCGATCATTATGATGAAGAGGAAATAAGAGAAATGGAATGTGCTTATGTGAATGAAGATGAGCAAATCATGATTGATAAATTACAGGTATTAATGCATATTCGACCGAATTTAACAAGATTAGAAAGGGGAAGGTAG
- the mreD gene encoding rod shape-determining protein MreD — translation MRKVFLPLIISLCFLFESIFVELMTVEAFVTKRIVVPHFLIVAIIFTIIYGNRKHGLMYGFIFGLLFDVVYTEIIGIYLFMLPLVAYIASKIMKVLQTNVVIVSFVALLGVALLELGVYEMNFIIDRTNMVFSRFVEIRLLPTLILNLIFTVLIAFPLKKFLESYAEALRND, via the coding sequence GTGAGAAAGGTTTTTCTCCCCTTGATTATTAGTCTCTGTTTTCTTTTTGAAAGCATCTTTGTTGAGCTAATGACAGTAGAAGCATTCGTGACGAAAAGAATTGTTGTGCCACATTTTTTAATCGTGGCGATTATTTTTACCATCATCTATGGAAATCGAAAACATGGTCTCATGTATGGATTTATCTTTGGTCTGTTATTTGATGTGGTCTATACTGAAATTATTGGGATTTACTTGTTTATGCTCCCACTTGTTGCGTATATTGCCTCCAAGATTATGAAGGTGCTTCAAACGAATGTAGTGATTGTAAGTTTTGTTGCTCTATTAGGGGTTGCCCTACTAGAATTAGGAGTATATGAAATGAATTTTATCATTGACAGGACCAATATGGTATTTTCTCGTTTTGTTGAAATCAGACTGCTGCCAACATTAATCTTAAATCTTATTTTTACCGTACTGATTGCTTTTCCATTGAAAAAATTCCTGGAGAGCTATGCGGAAGCATTGAGAAACGATTAA
- the mreC gene encoding rod shape-determining protein MreC → MPQFFLNKRLIILLVSIIILVALIGFSLKERDELTWPEQFIKDTTGWVQTLVSRPAHYFAGFFENVKDLQNTYEENKQLKSRLNELAQLKAEVQSLSEENTELRDILDKQESLSDYEPMQATVIGRNPDRWNELLIINKGSTDGVKKNMSVITSTGLIGKVKNSRQFTSTVQLLSSNDSSNRVSAEIVGDETYYGQIEGFDREKELLLLKRIPYEAKIEKGQIVQTSGMGGVFPSQLVIGTVEEVVPDEFGLTQMAYVKPGANFYDIEHVMVVKRGMTQPELSDMMDEEEKK, encoded by the coding sequence ATGCCACAGTTCTTTTTGAACAAACGCCTGATTATTTTGCTTGTTAGCATTATCATTCTCGTGGCATTAATAGGGTTTTCACTAAAGGAACGTGACGAGTTAACCTGGCCGGAGCAGTTTATTAAAGACACAACCGGCTGGGTTCAAACCCTTGTGTCGAGACCGGCTCATTATTTTGCCGGTTTTTTTGAAAATGTAAAGGACTTGCAAAATACATACGAAGAAAACAAACAATTAAAATCACGCTTAAATGAACTGGCACAGCTGAAGGCGGAGGTCCAGAGCTTATCGGAAGAAAATACGGAACTGAGAGATATTCTGGATAAGCAGGAATCGTTAAGTGATTATGAGCCGATGCAGGCAACCGTCATCGGTCGGAATCCCGATCGTTGGAATGAGCTGCTAATTATTAATAAGGGCTCAACAGATGGTGTGAAGAAGAATATGTCTGTGATCACATCAACCGGACTGATTGGAAAAGTAAAAAACAGCCGGCAATTCACTTCAACCGTCCAGCTGTTAAGCTCTAATGATTCATCCAATCGTGTTTCGGCAGAAATAGTCGGAGATGAAACGTACTACGGTCAAATTGAAGGCTTTGATAGGGAAAAGGAATTGCTTCTCTTAAAAAGAATTCCCTATGAGGCAAAGATAGAAAAAGGACAAATTGTCCAAACCTCAGGAATGGGCGGCGTGTTTCCATCACAGCTTGTGATTGGTACAGTGGAAGAGGTTGTTCCGGATGAATTCGGCTTAACGCAAATGGCGTATGTCAAGCCGGGAGCCAATTTCTATGATATCGAGCATGTTATGGTAGTGAAACGGGGAATGACCCAGCCGGAGCTGAGTGATATGATGGACGAGGAGGAGAAAAAGTGA
- a CDS encoding rod shape-determining protein: MFGIGTRDLGIDLGTANTLVYVKGKGVVVREPSVVALQTDTKSIVAVGNDAKNMIGRTPGNVVALRPMKDGVIADYETTAVMMKYYIKEALKTKSVFSGKPYVMVCVPSGITAVEERAVIDATRQAGARDAYTIEEPFAAAIGANLPVWEPTGSMVVDIGGGTTEVAIISLGGIVTSQSIRIAGDEMDDAIVNYIRKTYNLMIGDRTSEAIKMEIGSAGDAEGIDNMEIRGRDLLTGLPKTIEITAKEIATALRDTVDAIVDAVKVTLEKTPPELAADIMDRGIVLTGGGALLRNLDKVISEETKMPVLIAENPLDCVAIGTGKALDHIHLFKNKARDSR; the protein is encoded by the coding sequence ATGTTTGGAATTGGGACAAGGGATCTTGGGATCGATCTCGGTACTGCAAATACGCTCGTTTATGTAAAGGGAAAAGGGGTAGTTGTCAGAGAGCCTTCTGTTGTAGCTTTACAAACAGATACAAAAAGCATTGTAGCGGTTGGAAATGATGCGAAAAATATGATCGGCAGAACGCCGGGAAACGTGGTAGCTCTTCGTCCGATGAAGGATGGAGTCATTGCTGACTATGAAACAACGGCAGTCATGATGAAATATTATATAAAAGAAGCGTTGAAAACAAAGAGTGTTTTTTCAGGTAAGCCATATGTGATGGTATGTGTTCCCTCCGGCATTACGGCGGTTGAGGAGAGAGCGGTTATTGATGCCACTCGACAGGCAGGTGCTCGCGATGCCTATACAATCGAGGAGCCGTTTGCTGCTGCGATTGGAGCAAACTTGCCGGTTTGGGAGCCAACTGGAAGCATGGTCGTGGATATCGGCGGAGGTACGACCGAAGTAGCGATTATTTCGCTTGGCGGGATTGTAACAAGTCAATCGATCCGTATCGCGGGCGATGAAATGGACGACGCCATCGTGAATTACATTCGTAAAACGTATAATCTGATGATTGGTGACCGTACATCTGAGGCGATTAAAATGGAAATCGGCTCTGCAGGTGATGCGGAGGGGATTGACAATATGGAAATCCGCGGTCGTGACCTTTTGACAGGTCTGCCAAAAACAATTGAAATCACGGCAAAGGAAATTGCTACAGCTCTAAGGGACACCGTTGATGCGATTGTGGACGCGGTGAAGGTAACGCTGGAGAAAACACCACCGGAGCTTGCTGCTGACATTATGGACAGAGGAATTGTATTAACTGGCGGTGGAGCCCTGCTACGCAATTTGGATAAAGTAATCAGTGAAGAAACCAAAATGCCTGTCTTAATTGCTGAGAATCCATTGGATTGTGTTGCCATTGGAACGGGCAAGGCTCTTGACCATATTCATTTATTTAAAAACAAAGCGCGAGATTCTCGCTAA